One genomic region from Candidatus Acidiferrales bacterium encodes:
- the galT gene encoding galactose-1-phosphate uridylyltransferase, with translation MAELRQNVLTREWVIISPERAKRPDEFARRKENEQALPDYVSTCPFCAGNEHLTLNELLRAPDNGDWKVRVIPNKFPALTSRGERVRRVEGIYRSMTAVGFHEVIVEHRLHNRTIALMTDGEVSEVLKVYRQRYNEIRKDGRIEAVILFKNHGEGAGTSVSHPHSQLVATPIVPSQIRSRMDEAIRYFDDMGECVCCRTVKDELNAKGRIILQNKNFVAFIPYAALSPFHIWIFPLRHVSSFHEINDDEIKDLSKCLRIVLAKLYHGLNDPDFNYSIRSIPTRDLHSEYFHWYLTIVPRVSKTAGFEIGSGMYVNTSVPEESADFLRKVNVPE, from the coding sequence ATGGCTGAACTTAGGCAGAATGTCCTGACGAGGGAATGGGTGATTATCAGTCCGGAGAGGGCAAAGCGGCCTGACGAATTTGCGCGGAGAAAAGAAAACGAACAAGCTTTGCCGGATTATGTCTCGACCTGTCCATTCTGTGCCGGGAACGAGCACTTGACTCTCAACGAATTGCTGAGAGCGCCGGACAATGGCGATTGGAAGGTGAGAGTCATACCAAACAAATTTCCGGCCCTCACCAGTCGCGGAGAACGGGTGAGGAGAGTTGAGGGTATCTATCGCTCGATGACCGCAGTTGGATTTCACGAGGTTATCGTGGAACACCGGCTGCACAACAGGACCATAGCGTTGATGACCGACGGGGAAGTGTCCGAGGTTCTGAAAGTCTATCGCCAGAGGTACAACGAGATCAGAAAAGACGGCAGGATTGAAGCAGTCATTTTGTTTAAGAACCATGGCGAAGGCGCAGGCACGTCGGTCTCGCACCCGCATTCGCAGCTTGTGGCTACTCCGATTGTGCCGAGCCAAATCAGATCGAGGATGGATGAGGCGATAAGGTATTTCGACGATATGGGTGAATGCGTGTGCTGCAGGACAGTTAAGGACGAGCTAAATGCGAAAGGACGAATAATTCTTCAGAACAAGAACTTTGTCGCGTTCATTCCTTATGCCGCACTCTCGCCGTTTCACATCTGGATATTTCCTCTAAGGCATGTTTCTTCGTTCCATGAGATAAACGACGACGAAATCAAAGATTTGTCGAAATGCTTAAGGATCGTTCTCGCGAAACTTTATCACGGACTCAACGATCCGGATTTCAACTATTCAATACGCTCAATCCCGACTCGCGATTTGCACTCGGAGTATTTCCATTGGTACCTTACGATCGTGCCTCGTGTGTCGAAGACGGCAGGCTTTGAAATCGGGAGCGGGATGTATGTGAATACATCTGTGCCGGAAGAAAGTGCCGATTTTTTAAGAAAGGTGAACGTTCCTGAGTGA